The following proteins are co-located in the Streptomyces sp. DT2A-34 genome:
- a CDS encoding DUF262 domain-containing protein translates to MHAQETTFNELVQGEKQYQVPLYQRTYSWQRDELRQLWDDVQELVEEQLEGRPPAAHFLGSVVLAPGRITAGGMQRWLVVDGQQRLTTLMLAFTALRDRHRERGAEQKAERIHDLVLVNKYRSGDDHYRLLPTQADRDAFTACVESSPRAGGPGNVGAAYRFFLGALAEGEENAGETWTDAVETVLSGLLSIVEITASEGDNVYRIFESINNTGVGLSQSDLLRNYLFMCLPTRGESVYQSLWLPMQERLGPANLELLVWLDLVVAGNSRAKQSEIYRDQKKRLEPLSSDEAALEAEIASLARRAERLMRILEPEREADSELREVLERLSRWGGQTHYPLALHLLDRVDDGQATPHQAARALAYAESYMVRRLFTGHSTTGSNRVFMEMEKDDDPAEAVSRFLSKSKTGARVWPDDDAVREAIRTRPFYKAGRSNQRFQVLRRLEESYGASEPVDYAKARLTVEHVLPQSPAHQWLDLLAEETEDGQGAEELHALLVHTLGNLTLSADNAKLSNHPFRRKQEILDFSSLRMNQEIAGRERWGKAEILDRGAALADRVVRLWPGPVAGTVPVDDEWSGWKELRAALLAMPAGTWTTYGDVAALIGTHAVPVGQHLASKVGLHGAYRVLTADGRVSAGFRWPDGQDLGDVRTRLEAEGVSFDDAGRARRSHRLTTSDLAALLGKDVADETEPSPRADGDDQQSAASRFETQLRDNQTEETVDGVLEALRFWEQQGGHLAYGRASETSCFPTVRFGNAPASRELWPLALYPVSGTVEVVFQYLKRRPPFDDEPLRRELMNRLNKIEGVDLAEAKLDLRPSFAVEVFAAHSEEICAVLEWFAHTVALAEARRMVDKDPGTP, encoded by the coding sequence GTGCACGCTCAGGAGACCACGTTCAACGAGCTCGTCCAGGGCGAGAAGCAGTACCAAGTGCCGCTCTATCAGCGCACCTATAGCTGGCAGCGGGATGAACTGCGGCAACTCTGGGACGATGTTCAAGAGTTGGTCGAGGAGCAGTTGGAAGGGCGGCCCCCCGCGGCGCACTTCCTCGGCTCCGTGGTGCTGGCCCCGGGCCGGATCACCGCCGGCGGCATGCAGCGCTGGCTCGTTGTCGACGGCCAGCAGCGGCTCACCACTCTCATGCTCGCCTTCACGGCTTTGCGCGACCGCCACCGGGAACGCGGCGCGGAGCAGAAGGCCGAGCGCATCCACGACCTTGTGCTCGTCAACAAGTACCGAAGCGGCGACGACCACTACCGGCTTCTGCCCACGCAGGCGGACCGCGACGCCTTCACCGCCTGTGTTGAGAGTTCGCCAAGGGCTGGCGGCCCCGGCAACGTGGGCGCCGCCTACCGGTTCTTCCTGGGCGCCCTCGCAGAGGGCGAGGAAAATGCTGGTGAGACGTGGACGGACGCGGTGGAGACCGTGCTGAGCGGTCTGCTGTCGATCGTGGAGATCACCGCGTCGGAGGGTGACAACGTCTACCGGATCTTCGAGTCGATCAACAACACTGGGGTCGGACTCAGCCAGAGCGACCTGCTGCGCAACTACCTCTTCATGTGCCTGCCGACCCGAGGTGAGTCCGTCTACCAGAGTCTCTGGCTGCCCATGCAGGAACGGCTGGGCCCCGCCAACCTCGAACTCCTCGTCTGGCTCGACCTGGTGGTGGCCGGCAACAGCCGGGCGAAGCAGAGCGAGATCTACCGGGACCAGAAGAAACGCCTGGAGCCTCTGAGCTCCGACGAAGCGGCCCTGGAGGCCGAGATCGCCTCCCTCGCCCGCCGGGCGGAACGTCTGATGCGGATCCTGGAACCCGAGAGGGAGGCCGACTCGGAGCTGCGCGAAGTGCTGGAGAGGCTCTCCCGGTGGGGCGGTCAGACCCACTACCCGCTGGCACTTCATCTGCTCGACCGCGTGGACGACGGGCAGGCCACACCCCACCAGGCCGCCCGGGCACTGGCGTACGCCGAGAGTTACATGGTGCGGCGCCTGTTCACCGGACACTCCACCACGGGCAGCAACCGAGTGTTCATGGAGATGGAGAAGGACGACGACCCGGCCGAGGCCGTAAGCCGCTTCCTGTCGAAGAGCAAGACGGGTGCCCGTGTCTGGCCCGACGACGACGCCGTCCGCGAGGCGATCCGCACCCGGCCGTTCTACAAGGCGGGCCGCAGCAACCAGCGGTTCCAGGTGCTGCGGAGGCTGGAGGAGAGCTACGGAGCGAGCGAACCGGTCGACTACGCTAAGGCACGCCTGACCGTTGAGCACGTGCTGCCGCAGAGCCCCGCGCACCAGTGGCTGGACCTGCTGGCCGAGGAGACCGAGGACGGACAGGGCGCCGAGGAACTCCACGCCCTACTCGTCCACACGCTTGGCAATCTGACTCTTTCGGCTGACAACGCGAAGCTCTCGAACCATCCGTTCCGCCGCAAGCAGGAGATCCTGGACTTCAGCTCCCTGCGGATGAACCAGGAGATCGCAGGGCGGGAACGTTGGGGGAAGGCGGAGATCCTCGACCGCGGCGCCGCCCTCGCCGACCGGGTGGTACGGCTGTGGCCCGGACCCGTCGCGGGCACGGTCCCGGTGGACGACGAGTGGTCCGGATGGAAGGAGCTGCGGGCCGCGCTTCTCGCCATGCCAGCCGGGACGTGGACGACGTACGGCGATGTCGCCGCGCTCATCGGCACCCACGCCGTTCCCGTCGGCCAGCATCTGGCGTCCAAGGTGGGCCTGCACGGCGCCTACCGGGTGCTGACGGCGGACGGCCGCGTCTCGGCGGGCTTCAGGTGGCCGGACGGCCAGGACCTCGGTGATGTGCGAACCCGTCTGGAGGCCGAGGGAGTTTCCTTCGATGACGCGGGCCGGGCCCGCCGATCCCACCGGCTGACCACCTCCGACCTGGCGGCCCTGCTGGGCAAGGATGTCGCCGATGAGACCGAGCCGTCACCGCGGGCCGACGGCGATGACCAGCAGTCGGCGGCCAGCCGGTTCGAAACGCAGCTACGCGACAACCAGACCGAGGAGACCGTCGACGGCGTCCTGGAAGCCCTGCGCTTCTGGGAGCAGCAGGGCGGTCATCTCGCCTACGGCCGAGCGAGCGAGACCAGTTGCTTCCCCACAGTGCGTTTCGGCAACGCCCCCGCCTCCCGAGAGCTGTGGCCCCTGGCCCTCTACCCGGTCTCCGGCACCGTCGAGGTCGTCTTCCAGTATCTGAAACGGCGCCCACCGTTCGACGACGAGCCTCTGCGGCGCGAGCTGATGAACCGCCTGAACAAGATCGAGGGCGTCGACCTGGCCGAGGCAAAACTGGACCTGCGCCCGTCCTTCGCGGTGGAGGTCTTCGCCGCGCACAGCGAGGAGATCTGCGCGGTGTTGGAGTGGTTCGCGCATACGGTGGCTCTCGCGGAGGCCCGCCGTATGGTGGACAAGGACCCCGGCACTCCCTGA
- a CDS encoding UvrD-helicase domain-containing protein, with amino-acid sequence MATLGMHRDFLLEFAALEKPVQKRVFEVFEKFAAATHTGLHLEKLTHQKDPRLRTIRITGFWRGVVLKGESGDSYLLLKVLPHDKANDWAAKHRASVNEATQGIEIRNDVALERATAGLRALAAEEPTRLFPASDYPDKVLRSLGVDEEILPIIRLIPDEDHLEALHKVLPEHQYDVLLGLATGMKPEAIDRELVQAYARTAARTPAADDGDELGTAMARSRGRVALVSGPVELQGILERPFDAWRVFLHPSQYRVAYHEGYAGPARVTGGPGTGKTVVALHRAYHLARQLPEGAPDGCVLLTTFTRDLAAELERCLTLLVEEEEVRARIRVVNVDALANEIVRAERGGAPLKLVVDQKEITARWTRIARRLGIDFTDVFLDQEWRQIVLAQALTEPEEYLKAPRTGRGTALPPLKRLQVWRAVSAFQEQLRQAGEWTFLQVCAEAARVLDGREQRPYHHVVIDEAQDLHPAQWRFLRALVAPGQDDLFLAGDTYQRIYGNRVSLRSLGVQVVGRSHRLRINYRTTQEILAWSASLLTGEEPDDMDGGNETLAGYRSTMHGERPETAGYATKPEEIEALVAQVRDWTGAGVRAEDIGVAVRFVQLGRDIAQALEQAGLAACVLGVGHGGPGVRIGTMHRMKGLEFRCVAVAGVNDGTVPMKSAVTAVDVDAQQHQEDLNGELNLLFVACTRAREALRVSWHGAPSPFLAPVVNPRP; translated from the coding sequence ATGGCGACGCTGGGGATGCACCGGGACTTCCTGCTGGAGTTCGCGGCGTTGGAGAAACCAGTGCAGAAGCGGGTCTTCGAGGTGTTCGAGAAGTTCGCGGCAGCCACGCACACTGGGCTGCACCTGGAGAAGCTGACTCACCAGAAAGATCCGCGGCTGCGGACCATCCGCATCACCGGCTTCTGGCGCGGCGTCGTCCTCAAGGGCGAGTCGGGCGACAGCTACCTGCTGCTCAAGGTGCTCCCCCATGACAAGGCCAACGACTGGGCCGCCAAGCACCGCGCGTCGGTGAACGAGGCGACGCAAGGCATCGAGATACGCAACGACGTGGCCCTGGAACGGGCCACGGCGGGGCTGCGTGCGCTGGCCGCCGAGGAACCGACCCGCCTGTTCCCCGCCTCCGACTACCCGGACAAGGTGCTGCGCAGCCTCGGTGTGGACGAGGAGATCCTTCCGATCATCCGGCTGATCCCGGACGAGGATCATCTGGAGGCACTGCACAAGGTGCTGCCGGAGCATCAGTACGACGTACTGCTGGGGCTCGCGACCGGCATGAAGCCCGAGGCGATCGACCGGGAACTGGTGCAGGCGTACGCCCGGACCGCCGCGCGGACCCCCGCGGCCGACGACGGTGACGAGCTGGGCACCGCGATGGCCCGCTCCCGCGGCCGGGTCGCGCTCGTGTCGGGCCCCGTCGAACTGCAGGGAATCCTGGAGCGGCCGTTCGACGCCTGGCGGGTCTTCCTGCACCCGAGCCAGTACCGGGTGGCATACCACGAGGGCTACGCCGGGCCGGCCCGCGTCACAGGCGGGCCCGGCACGGGGAAGACGGTGGTCGCCCTGCACCGGGCGTACCACCTGGCGCGGCAACTGCCCGAGGGCGCCCCCGACGGGTGCGTCCTGCTCACCACTTTCACCAGGGATCTCGCGGCCGAACTGGAGCGCTGCCTGACGCTGCTGGTCGAGGAAGAGGAGGTCCGGGCGAGGATCCGGGTGGTCAACGTCGACGCCCTGGCCAACGAGATCGTACGGGCGGAGCGCGGCGGCGCCCCGCTGAAACTGGTCGTCGACCAGAAGGAGATCACCGCCCGCTGGACGCGCATCGCGCGGCGGCTGGGGATCGACTTCACGGACGTCTTCCTCGACCAGGAGTGGCGTCAGATCGTCCTCGCGCAGGCCCTGACCGAACCGGAGGAGTACTTGAAGGCGCCGCGCACCGGCCGCGGCACCGCGCTCCCACCGCTGAAACGCCTTCAGGTATGGCGGGCCGTCTCCGCTTTCCAGGAACAGTTGCGCCAGGCCGGCGAGTGGACGTTCCTTCAGGTGTGTGCTGAGGCGGCACGTGTCCTGGACGGCCGGGAGCAGCGGCCGTACCACCATGTCGTGATCGACGAGGCACAAGACCTGCACCCTGCGCAGTGGCGGTTCCTGCGAGCCCTGGTCGCTCCCGGTCAGGACGATCTGTTCCTCGCCGGGGACACCTACCAGCGGATCTACGGGAACCGGGTGTCGCTGCGCTCGCTCGGCGTCCAGGTCGTCGGCCGCTCGCACCGACTGCGGATCAACTACCGCACCACACAGGAGATCCTGGCCTGGTCGGCCTCGCTGCTGACCGGTGAGGAGCCGGACGACATGGACGGCGGGAACGAGACGCTGGCTGGATACCGCTCCACCATGCACGGAGAGAGGCCGGAGACAGCCGGGTATGCCACCAAACCAGAGGAGATCGAGGCACTGGTGGCCCAGGTGCGGGACTGGACCGGCGCAGGGGTGCGGGCGGAGGACATCGGGGTGGCGGTGCGCTTCGTCCAACTGGGGCGGGACATCGCCCAGGCCCTGGAGCAGGCTGGCCTTGCCGCGTGCGTGCTCGGCGTCGGGCACGGCGGCCCCGGTGTCCGGATCGGCACCATGCACCGGATGAAGGGGCTGGAGTTCCGCTGCGTCGCCGTGGCCGGAGTGAACGACGGCACCGTACCGATGAAGTCGGCCGTCACCGCGGTCGACGTCGACGCCCAGCAGCACCAGGAGGACTTGAACGGCGAGCTGAACCTGCTCTTCGTGGCCTGCACGCGGGCGCGCGAGGCGCTGCGGGTGTCCTGGCACGGAGCGCCGAGTCCATTCCTGGCGCCGGTCGTCAACCCGCGCCCGTGA